A single region of the Polymorphum gilvum SL003B-26A1 genome encodes:
- the modB gene encoding molybdate ABC transporter permease subunit, producing the protein MDWTALSLSLKLAAWTVAILLPVSMLMGRFLAYRSFAGKGLVEALVMLPLVLPPTVFGFYLLVAFGRNSPIGAFWQASFGHQLVFTFEGLVLASVIFNLPFAIQPAQRGFEAIPVEVREAASCCGMSPLRSLYKVELPLAWPGLMTAMVLTFAHTLGEFGIVLMVGGSIPGETRTIAIAIYDRVQGFDDRSAAIMSAVLVAISLVTIALTYWLSARVGRRLS; encoded by the coding sequence ATGGACTGGACCGCCCTCTCGCTGTCGCTGAAACTCGCCGCCTGGACGGTTGCGATCCTGCTGCCCGTTTCGATGCTCATGGGGCGGTTCCTCGCCTATCGCTCCTTCGCCGGCAAGGGGCTGGTCGAGGCGCTGGTGATGCTGCCGTTGGTGCTGCCGCCGACGGTCTTCGGCTTCTACCTGCTTGTGGCCTTCGGGCGGAACTCGCCCATCGGCGCGTTCTGGCAGGCGAGCTTCGGCCACCAGCTTGTATTCACCTTCGAGGGACTGGTATTGGCCTCGGTCATCTTCAACCTGCCCTTCGCCATCCAGCCCGCGCAGCGCGGCTTCGAGGCGATCCCGGTCGAAGTACGGGAAGCCGCCAGTTGCTGCGGAATGTCGCCCCTGCGCTCGCTGTATAAGGTCGAACTGCCGCTCGCCTGGCCGGGGCTGATGACGGCGATGGTGCTGACCTTCGCCCATACGCTCGGGGAATTCGGCATCGTGCTGATGGTGGGCGGCTCCATCCCGGGCGAGACCAGGACCATCGCCATTGCCATCTACGATCGGGTACAGGGCTTCGACGACCGGTCCGCAGCGATCATGTCGGCGGTGCTGGTGGCGATCTCGCTTGTCACCATCGCCCTCACCTACTGGCTGTCGGCGCGCGTCGGACGGAGGCTGTCCTGA
- a CDS encoding response regulator transcription factor, translating to MRILLIEDDTVLGAAVRDQVAADGHSVDWVTRLDAAGDAMIGTAYDLILLDLMLPDGRGIGFLKSLRARGDVTPVMILTALDQVSDRIEGLNAGADDYLVKPFDLAELSARIGSVARRYSGNPNPIVTHGPLEIDLAARSIRRDGKPVQLTAREWALFEAFVSRPGQLLSKTQLEEKLYAFDAEVESNTIEVHVSRLRKKLGPQVIETERGLGYRLGKP from the coding sequence ATGCGCATCTTGCTGATCGAGGACGACACGGTACTGGGAGCCGCGGTGCGGGACCAGGTCGCGGCTGACGGCCATTCGGTGGACTGGGTCACCCGCCTGGATGCGGCCGGCGATGCGATGATCGGCACGGCCTACGATCTCATCCTGCTGGATCTGATGCTGCCGGACGGCCGCGGCATCGGCTTTCTGAAGAGTCTCCGCGCGCGTGGCGACGTGACGCCGGTCATGATCCTCACCGCGCTCGACCAAGTGTCGGACCGGATCGAGGGGCTGAACGCCGGCGCGGACGACTACCTCGTGAAGCCCTTCGACCTCGCCGAACTCTCAGCCCGGATCGGCTCGGTCGCGCGGCGTTACAGCGGCAACCCCAACCCGATCGTCACCCATGGCCCGCTGGAGATCGACCTGGCCGCGCGAAGCATCCGTCGTGACGGCAAACCGGTCCAGTTGACCGCGCGGGAATGGGCGCTGTTCGAGGCGTTCGTGTCTCGCCCGGGCCAGCTTCTGTCCAAGACGCAGCTTGAGGAAAAGCTCTACGCCTTCGACGCGGAGGTGGAGAGCAACACCATCGAAGTCCATGTCAGCCGCCTGCGCAAGAAGCTGGGGCCGCAGGTCATAGAGACTGAACGCGGGCTCGGCTACCGGTTGGGAAAGCCATGA
- the modA gene encoding molybdate ABC transporter substrate-binding protein produces MRMSITRRSVVAAFAAIALSATQLSAQNQAPVVAAASDLQFAVAEIAEAFKVETGKEVRLSMGSTGNFARQIREGAPFQIFMAADEKFIAELHRDGFTRNEGDLYAIGRIVVKVPTGSMLMADGSLESLRKALAEGKITRFAIANPDHAPYGMRAREALIHAGLWEPLQPFLVLGENVSQAAQFALSGNAEGGIIAYSLALSPDLAVKGSHDLIPADWHNPLRQRMVLLKNAGPVAEAFYDYMQSASARQIMERYGFVLPNE; encoded by the coding sequence ATGAGGATGTCCATCACGCGCCGTTCGGTCGTCGCGGCCTTCGCGGCCATCGCCCTGTCGGCGACCCAGCTTTCCGCCCAGAATCAGGCTCCGGTCGTGGCCGCGGCCTCGGACCTGCAATTCGCCGTGGCCGAGATCGCCGAGGCATTCAAGGTCGAGACGGGCAAGGAGGTGCGCCTGTCGATGGGATCGACCGGCAACTTCGCCCGGCAGATCCGCGAGGGCGCGCCGTTCCAGATCTTCATGGCGGCCGACGAAAAATTCATCGCCGAGTTGCACCGCGACGGCTTCACCCGGAACGAGGGCGACCTCTACGCCATCGGCCGGATCGTGGTGAAGGTCCCGACCGGCTCGATGCTCATGGCCGACGGCAGCCTCGAAAGCCTGCGGAAGGCACTGGCCGAAGGAAAGATCACGCGTTTCGCCATCGCCAACCCCGACCACGCCCCCTACGGCATGCGGGCTAGGGAAGCCTTGATTCACGCGGGCCTGTGGGAGCCGCTGCAGCCTTTCCTCGTTCTGGGCGAAAATGTCAGTCAGGCGGCGCAATTCGCGCTCTCGGGCAATGCCGAAGGCGGCATCATCGCCTACTCGCTGGCGCTGTCGCCGGATCTGGCGGTCAAGGGCAGCCATGACCTGATTCCGGCCGACTGGCACAATCCGCTGCGCCAGCGCATGGTGCTTCTGAAGAATGCCGGCCCCGTGGCAGAGGCCTTCTACGATTACATGCAGTCGGCCAGTGCCCGCCAAATCATGGAACGATACGGCTTCGTCCTGCCGAACGAGTGA
- a CDS encoding PepSY domain-containing protein gives MIRALHRWPGIVALAFVTVLTLSGAVLSVFPAAERLAAPQADAGLSVVELATRIQSAYPGVEQIRRAPSGRITAYWFDQGAPGAAVIDPATGQGITSADPNPVERWFTNLHRSLFLGDSGRIAMAAGAAAMLMLSFSGAALIARRAGGWRRWFAPLRGPLTGRLHVEIARMAFLGLVLSSGTALWMTASTFDLLPAGAAKPSFPATVSGETGVALAEMAMLNDIPVADLRELSFPYPGDRTDVFTLKTDRGSGYLDQGTGALLAWTDLSAWERVSETIYMLHTGQGAAVLGLVLGLMALAVPAMGATGVLIWLAGRRGRPGIRGNQPADRAETILLVGSEGGTTWGFAATLHGALTKAGRSVHAAPMSAFAPDRYVRAQRIIVLAATYGAGDAPASARGFLERLATLDRAPAAPLVVLGFGDRSFPAYCAFARDVAAAAEAKGWPELMPFDTIDRQSPQDFARWGRALGEALGIPLELSHQPVLPKTETLTLVSRRDYGAEVQAPTAILRFALPRATLWPRLAGTGFARFDAGDLIGVLPEGSPVPRLYSLASARRDGFIEIVVKKHPGGLCSGRLTALEPGDTVAAFLRRNPDFQPGRGRAPLILIGAGTGIGPLAGFVRGNARRRPIHLFFGMRHPDSDFLYGEEMPGWQADGRLSGLATAVSRGAQPHYVQDALRAEAALVARLIRDGARVMVCGGRDMAAGVADALAEILAPAGLTPAVLKTQGRYVEDVY, from the coding sequence ATGATCCGCGCTCTTCATCGCTGGCCGGGGATCGTGGCCCTGGCTTTCGTCACCGTCCTGACGCTGAGCGGAGCCGTGCTGTCGGTCTTCCCGGCGGCCGAGCGTCTCGCTGCGCCGCAGGCCGATGCAGGGCTGAGCGTGGTCGAACTGGCCACGCGCATCCAGTCCGCCTATCCCGGCGTCGAGCAGATCCGCCGCGCGCCCTCGGGGCGGATCACCGCCTACTGGTTCGATCAGGGCGCGCCCGGCGCCGCCGTGATCGACCCGGCGACCGGGCAGGGCATTACCTCGGCCGACCCCAATCCGGTCGAACGCTGGTTCACCAATCTGCACCGCTCGCTGTTCCTCGGCGACAGCGGGCGCATCGCCATGGCAGCGGGCGCGGCCGCAATGCTGATGCTGTCGTTCTCGGGCGCGGCGCTGATCGCCCGGCGGGCGGGCGGCTGGCGGCGCTGGTTCGCCCCCCTGCGCGGGCCACTGACAGGCCGACTGCATGTCGAGATTGCGAGGATGGCGTTTCTGGGCCTCGTTCTTTCCTCGGGCACTGCCTTGTGGATGACAGCCTCCACCTTCGACCTGCTGCCCGCCGGCGCGGCCAAGCCGTCCTTTCCGGCCACGGTCAGCGGCGAGACCGGCGTCGCGCTCGCCGAGATGGCGATGCTTAACGACATCCCGGTGGCAGACCTGCGCGAACTGAGCTTCCCCTATCCCGGCGACAGAACCGACGTCTTCACGCTGAAGACCGACCGGGGCAGCGGCTATCTCGACCAGGGCACCGGGGCGCTGCTGGCTTGGACCGACCTGAGCGCGTGGGAGCGCGTCTCGGAAACCATCTACATGCTGCACACCGGACAGGGCGCCGCCGTGCTGGGGCTGGTCCTGGGGCTCATGGCGCTCGCTGTGCCGGCGATGGGCGCAACGGGTGTGCTGATTTGGCTTGCGGGACGGCGCGGTCGGCCGGGCATCCGCGGCAACCAGCCGGCCGATCGCGCCGAGACGATTCTGCTCGTCGGCAGCGAGGGCGGCACCACCTGGGGCTTTGCTGCGACGCTGCATGGCGCCCTGACCAAGGCCGGGCGGAGCGTCCACGCCGCGCCGATGTCGGCCTTCGCGCCCGATCGCTATGTGCGTGCGCAACGGATCATCGTGCTGGCCGCCACCTATGGCGCCGGCGACGCACCGGCGTCTGCCAGAGGATTCCTCGAACGACTGGCGACACTCGACCGCGCGCCCGCCGCGCCCCTGGTCGTGCTCGGCTTCGGCGACCGCAGCTTTCCGGCCTACTGCGCCTTCGCCAGGGATGTCGCGGCAGCGGCCGAGGCGAAGGGCTGGCCCGAGCTCATGCCTTTCGACACCATCGACCGCCAGTCGCCGCAGGATTTCGCCCGCTGGGGCCGCGCGCTCGGCGAGGCGCTTGGGATCCCCCTGGAATTGTCGCACCAGCCTGTCCTGCCGAAAACCGAAACGCTGACCCTCGTCTCGCGCCGGGACTACGGCGCCGAGGTGCAGGCCCCGACCGCGATCCTCCGTTTCGCCCTGCCACGCGCGACGCTTTGGCCGCGGCTGGCCGGGACGGGCTTTGCCCGCTTCGACGCGGGCGACCTGATAGGCGTCCTGCCCGAGGGGTCGCCGGTTCCGCGCCTCTACTCGCTCGCCTCGGCACGCCGGGACGGGTTCATCGAGATCGTGGTGAAGAAGCATCCGGGCGGGCTGTGTTCCGGCCGGCTCACCGCGCTCGAGCCTGGCGACACTGTTGCCGCCTTCCTGCGCCGCAATCCGGATTTCCAGCCGGGGCGGGGACGGGCGCCGCTCATCCTGATCGGCGCGGGCACCGGCATCGGTCCGCTCGCCGGCTTCGTGCGCGGCAATGCCCGGCGGCGCCCGATCCATCTCTTCTTCGGGATGCGCCATCCCGACAGCGATTTTCTCTACGGCGAGGAGATGCCGGGCTGGCAGGCCGACGGTCGCCTTTCCGGGCTCGCCACGGCGGTGTCGCGCGGGGCGCAGCCCCATTACGTGCAGGATGCGCTGCGGGCCGAAGCCGCTCTGGTCGCCCGGTTGATCCGTGACGGTGCCCGCGTCATGGTCTGTGGTGGGCGCGACATGGCCGCCGGCGTCGCCGATGCGCTGGCCGAGATCCTCGCTCCGGCTGGCCTAACGCCCGCGGTGCTGAAGACGCAGGGGCGCTATGTCGAAGATGTCTACTGA
- a CDS encoding FAD:protein FMN transferase: MSKMSTDLVRHTLNGPTMGTRWSALVFVPADFDPLPVRAALQGAVDEVDAQMSTWNPGSDLMNLNAAPVGEWVAVPDRLRHVLRLGLEIGRASGGAFDVGLGDAVTAWGFGSEAAVPDRIRSAMAAPRRPAHEILEIGEARVRKTAPLTLDLNGIAKGYGVDRLAETLADHGIEAGLVGIDGEMRALGLRPDGEPWTIAVEAPDPKRRAPQSILALEDAAVATSGDYRHWVEMQGRRLSHTMDPRRGTPLLSSPASVTVVAPSCTEADAWATAFMVLGPAQGCALVRKHGFGALFLLRDGDGSTRNVAVGRPFSEEPAVAGSAAGR; this comes from the coding sequence ATGTCGAAGATGTCTACTGACCTGGTGCGCCACACCCTGAACGGCCCGACCATGGGCACCCGCTGGTCGGCGTTGGTCTTCGTGCCAGCGGACTTCGATCCGCTGCCTGTCCGTGCCGCCTTGCAGGGAGCCGTCGACGAGGTCGATGCGCAGATGTCCACCTGGAACCCCGGCAGCGACCTGATGAACCTCAACGCGGCGCCCGTGGGCGAATGGGTGGCGGTGCCGGATCGGCTGAGGCACGTTTTGCGGCTCGGCCTTGAGATCGGGCGCGCTTCGGGCGGCGCCTTCGATGTCGGGTTGGGCGACGCAGTCACTGCATGGGGCTTCGGCTCGGAGGCCGCCGTGCCGGACCGTATCCGCAGCGCGATGGCGGCGCCGCGCAGACCGGCACATGAGATACTGGAGATCGGGGAGGCGCGTGTCCGAAAGACAGCTCCCCTCACGCTCGACTTGAACGGTATCGCCAAGGGATATGGGGTGGATCGGCTGGCCGAGACACTCGCCGATCACGGTATCGAGGCGGGCCTTGTCGGCATCGACGGCGAGATGCGCGCGCTCGGGCTCAGGCCCGACGGGGAGCCATGGACGATTGCGGTGGAAGCGCCCGATCCGAAGCGCCGCGCGCCCCAATCCATCCTCGCTCTCGAGGACGCCGCCGTGGCGACGTCGGGCGACTACCGCCATTGGGTCGAGATGCAAGGCCGCCGCCTGTCGCACACCATGGACCCGCGGAGGGGTACGCCGCTGCTGTCCTCGCCCGCCTCGGTCACCGTCGTTGCACCCAGCTGCACAGAGGCCGACGCGTGGGCGACCGCCTTCATGGTTCTCGGGCCCGCACAGGGGTGTGCGCTTGTGAGGAAGCACGGATTCGGCGCCCTTTTTCTTCTGCGTGACGGTGATGGGAGTACAAGGAACGTTGCGGTCGGCCGACCTTTTTCGGAAGAGCCAGCGGTGGCCGGCTCGGCCGCCGGGCGTTGA
- the modC gene encoding molybdenum ABC transporter ATP-binding protein, with protein sequence MALEVMAKAATPIPLDVSFRVEPGELLALVGHSGSGKTTLLRTVAGLWRPDMARVAVGGTPWLDTAARIDLPTYRRRVGIVFQNYALFPHMTAEQNVMAAMDRTDRAEALRILELVNLHGLANRKPAQLSGGQQQRVAVARALARRPQALLLDEPFSAVDRATREKLHGEIVALRAHLKMPIVLVTHDMNEAQLLADRMVVIETGKVVCEGTAAEVMADPDALRAMGIREAAVMLPAMIVSHDHDGLTRLDAATGPLFLPSIEGAPGTRVRVRIMAHEVILARGRPEGLSAQNILPGKVVRIVPGAGPGVIVHVGIGDDEILARITRRAADQLRLQPGDQVHAIVKSLSVARDHVARARV encoded by the coding sequence ATGGCGCTCGAAGTGATGGCGAAGGCCGCGACGCCTATTCCGCTCGATGTTTCCTTCCGGGTCGAGCCAGGCGAACTTCTTGCGCTGGTCGGGCATTCGGGGTCCGGTAAGACGACGCTGCTGCGCACCGTCGCCGGACTCTGGCGGCCGGACATGGCGCGGGTCGCGGTAGGCGGCACGCCATGGCTCGATACCGCCGCGCGGATCGATCTGCCGACCTACCGCCGCCGGGTCGGGATCGTGTTCCAGAACTACGCCCTGTTCCCGCACATGACGGCGGAGCAGAACGTCATGGCCGCAATGGACCGGACTGACCGCGCCGAGGCCCTGCGCATCCTTGAACTGGTCAATCTTCACGGTCTCGCCAACCGCAAGCCGGCGCAACTGTCGGGCGGACAACAGCAGCGCGTGGCGGTGGCGCGTGCACTGGCCCGCCGCCCGCAGGCGCTCCTGCTCGACGAGCCGTTCTCCGCCGTTGACCGAGCCACCCGCGAGAAGCTCCATGGCGAGATCGTCGCGCTGCGTGCGCATCTCAAGATGCCGATAGTGCTGGTCACCCACGACATGAACGAGGCCCAATTGCTGGCCGACCGGATGGTGGTGATCGAGACGGGAAAGGTGGTGTGCGAGGGCACCGCGGCCGAGGTGATGGCCGATCCGGACGCCCTGCGCGCCATGGGCATCCGCGAGGCTGCGGTCATGCTGCCGGCGATGATCGTCTCGCACGACCATGACGGGCTGACCCGGCTCGACGCCGCCACCGGGCCGCTGTTCCTGCCCAGCATCGAAGGCGCGCCGGGGACGCGGGTGCGGGTGCGGATCATGGCGCACGAGGTCATCCTCGCGCGAGGGCGCCCCGAGGGGCTTTCCGCGCAGAACATACTCCCGGGCAAGGTCGTCCGGATCGTTCCCGGTGCGGGACCGGGCGTGATCGTGCATGTCGGCATCGGCGACGACGAGATCCTCGCCCGTATCACCCGGCGCGCCGCCGATCAGCTGCGGCTACAGCCGGGCGATCAGGTCCATGCCATTGTCAAGTCGTTGTCGGTCGCCCGTGATCATGTCGCCCGCGCGCGCGTCTAA
- a CDS encoding PepSY domain-containing protein, translating to MKMTLTILGFLALLPAGTALADDDCFVPMADWQPRDAVARLAEQNGWTVRRIKIDDGCYEIDGRDANGRRIEVTVHPGTLQVIKVDYEDEDDDRRRTGGRGGRGGD from the coding sequence ATGAAAATGACACTGACAATTCTCGGCTTTCTGGCGCTCCTTCCGGCCGGAACCGCGCTCGCCGACGACGACTGCTTCGTGCCCATGGCGGACTGGCAGCCGCGGGATGCCGTTGCGCGGCTGGCGGAACAGAACGGCTGGACCGTGCGCCGCATCAAGATCGACGATGGCTGCTATGAGATCGACGGCCGCGATGCCAATGGTCGCCGGATCGAGGTGACGGTTCATCCCGGAACGCTTCAGGTGATCAAGGTCGACTACGAGGACGAAGACGACGATCGCCGTCGCACCGGCGGTCGGGGAGGTCGAGGCGGTGACTGA
- a CDS encoding DUF2271 domain-containing protein has protein sequence MKSILAALALTTALTLPGVAMARPVTLTTMLTPYGGDGAYLALYVTDASGTYVGSLWMAGGKSKYYEHLTDWYRATGGDPAQINGITGASVGAGRTLEITLDLADALFDAGYTLHIDAAVENMRDSPNEVAVPLTTDGAGTPVKGRRYVASFTYDM, from the coding sequence ATGAAATCAATTCTCGCAGCGCTTGCGCTGACGACGGCGCTTACGCTTCCCGGTGTCGCGATGGCGCGCCCCGTCACGCTTACGACCATGCTCACCCCTTATGGCGGCGACGGCGCCTATCTGGCGCTCTACGTCACCGACGCCTCCGGGACCTACGTGGGCAGCCTCTGGATGGCCGGTGGCAAGTCGAAATACTACGAGCACCTGACCGACTGGTACCGTGCCACGGGCGGCGACCCGGCGCAGATCAACGGCATCACCGGTGCCAGCGTCGGGGCAGGTCGGACGCTTGAGATCACGCTCGATCTCGCCGATGCGCTGTTCGACGCCGGCTATACGCTGCACATCGACGCCGCCGTCGAGAACATGCGCGACAGTCCGAACGAGGTCGCCGTGCCGCTGACGACGGACGGCGCGGGCACTCCTGTGAAGGGGCGCCGTTACGTCGCCAGTTTCACCTACGACATGTAA
- the chrA gene encoding chromate efflux transporter, whose amino-acid sequence MTDQSADAETAAQRGSPAEVFAVFLKLGLTSFGGPIAHLGYFRDELVTRRRWLGDAAYADLVALCQFLPGPASSQVGFALGLMRAGWLGALAAFTAFTLPSALILLVFATTATAIAGPIGTGALNGLKIVAVAIVAQAVWGMAKALCPDRQRATIALAAVALLAFLPGAYGMVGAILIGGLAGLVLGGSTDKPVGGHVAMPVSRAMALVSVTLFFGLLAILPLVAGQSQALAVIDSFYRAGALVFGGGHVVLPLLQAEVVQPGWVTPDAFLAGYGAAQAVPGPLFTFAAYLGAALGPEPNGVAGALIALLSVFLPGFLLLVGVLPFWDRFRAMAGARSLMRGANAAVVGILGAALYSPVFTGAVTDMKSFTLTLGCFVLLLAWKAPPWVVVGVAVLGGAGLALIA is encoded by the coding sequence ATGACGGACCAGTCGGCAGATGCCGAAACCGCGGCGCAGCGCGGCAGCCCCGCAGAGGTCTTTGCCGTCTTCCTCAAGCTCGGCCTGACGAGCTTTGGCGGCCCCATCGCGCATCTGGGCTATTTCCGCGACGAACTGGTGACGCGGCGGCGCTGGCTCGGCGATGCCGCATATGCGGATCTGGTTGCGCTGTGCCAGTTCCTGCCCGGCCCGGCGTCCAGCCAGGTCGGCTTCGCGCTGGGCCTGATGCGGGCCGGATGGCTGGGTGCGCTCGCCGCCTTCACCGCCTTCACCCTGCCCTCGGCGCTGATCCTGCTCGTCTTTGCCACGACCGCCACCGCCATCGCCGGACCGATCGGAACCGGCGCGCTGAACGGGCTGAAGATCGTCGCCGTTGCGATCGTCGCCCAGGCCGTCTGGGGCATGGCGAAGGCGCTCTGCCCCGACCGGCAGCGGGCAACCATCGCGCTGGCCGCGGTCGCGCTGCTGGCCTTCCTGCCGGGCGCCTACGGCATGGTCGGGGCGATCCTGATCGGCGGTTTGGCCGGCCTGGTTCTCGGAGGCAGCACGGACAAGCCGGTCGGTGGCCATGTCGCCATGCCGGTGTCGCGCGCGATGGCGCTTGTTTCCGTCACGCTGTTCTTTGGGCTGCTCGCGATCCTGCCGCTCGTCGCCGGTCAGTCGCAGGCGCTGGCCGTGATCGACAGCTTCTACCGGGCCGGCGCGCTGGTGTTCGGCGGTGGTCATGTCGTCCTGCCGCTGCTGCAGGCCGAGGTCGTGCAGCCGGGCTGGGTGACCCCGGACGCCTTCCTGGCCGGCTACGGCGCGGCGCAGGCCGTGCCTGGCCCCCTGTTCACCTTCGCCGCCTATCTCGGTGCGGCGCTGGGACCGGAGCCGAACGGCGTCGCCGGCGCGCTCATCGCCCTGCTCTCGGTGTTCCTGCCCGGCTTCCTGCTGCTCGTCGGCGTGCTGCCGTTCTGGGACCGGTTCCGCGCGATGGCCGGCGCTCGGTCCCTCATGCGGGGCGCCAACGCCGCCGTGGTCGGCATCCTCGGCGCGGCACTTTATTCGCCGGTCTTCACCGGCGCGGTCACCGACATGAAATCCTTCACCCTCACCCTCGGATGCTTCGTGCTCCTGTTGGCATGGAAGGCGCCGCCCTGGGTCGTGGTGGGTGTCGCCGTCCTCGGCGGCGCGGGCCTGGCGCTGATTGCCTGA
- a CDS encoding cytochrome b/b6 domain-containing protein, which translates to MTEARVHDTAPPEAGTRTVRVWDPLVRVFHWALVAAFATAWLTADELQPVHEIAGYAVAGLVTFRLIWGVVGSRYARFAQFLKGPRDTLAYLGAMARGREPRYLGHNPAGAAMVVALLVTLSGTAFTGWLMEEPGRVAMSRAMPQIMAPAWADEDGEEYGERGEVEGPLKEIHETLANLMLLLAVLHVGGVVLASFRHRENLARAMITGDKRALGPGDIP; encoded by the coding sequence GTGACTGAGGCGCGCGTGCATGACACGGCACCGCCGGAGGCCGGGACGCGCACGGTGCGCGTCTGGGATCCTCTGGTGCGCGTCTTTCACTGGGCGCTGGTGGCAGCTTTCGCGACGGCATGGCTCACCGCCGACGAACTCCAGCCGGTGCACGAGATCGCCGGCTATGCGGTTGCGGGGCTCGTGACCTTTCGCCTCATCTGGGGTGTCGTCGGCAGCCGCTATGCGCGGTTCGCCCAGTTCCTGAAAGGTCCCCGAGACACCCTCGCGTATCTCGGCGCCATGGCACGAGGACGGGAACCGCGCTATCTCGGCCACAATCCGGCAGGTGCCGCGATGGTCGTTGCGCTGCTCGTCACCCTTTCCGGCACCGCCTTCACCGGCTGGTTGATGGAAGAGCCGGGCCGCGTGGCGATGTCCCGGGCCATGCCGCAGATCATGGCACCGGCATGGGCCGACGAGGACGGCGAGGAATACGGAGAGCGCGGCGAAGTGGAAGGTCCGTTGAAGGAGATCCACGAGACGTTGGCAAACCTGATGCTGCTCCTCGCCGTGCTGCATGTGGGGGGCGTGGTGCTCGCGTCCTTCCGCCATCGCGAAAACCTGGCCCGTGCCATGATCACCGGAGACAAACGCGCGCTCGGACCCGGCGATATCCCCTGA
- a CDS encoding winged helix-turn-helix domain-containing protein, translating to MIRETRCPRLRIRIVFGDNEMMGPGKAELLERIDATGSIAAAGRQMGMSYKRAWMLIETLNDMFSEPVVESSRGGPGGGGAVLTGTGRRVLELYRAFEADAVEAGAPHLDALLALLRDIPHGK from the coding sequence ATGATCAGAGAAACCCGATGTCCCCGTCTGCGCATCCGCATCGTTTTCGGCGACAATGAAATGATGGGGCCCGGCAAGGCCGAACTGCTGGAGCGAATCGACGCAACCGGTTCCATCGCCGCGGCGGGACGTCAGATGGGCATGAGCTACAAGCGCGCCTGGATGCTGATCGAAACCCTGAACGACATGTTCAGCGAACCGGTCGTCGAAAGCTCCCGTGGCGGGCCGGGTGGCGGCGGCGCGGTGTTGACCGGAACGGGACGGCGCGTGCTGGAACTCTACCGCGCCTTCGAGGCGGACGCGGTTGAGGCCGGCGCGCCGCATCTTGACGCGCTGCTGGCCTTACTTCGCGATATTCCCCATGGAAAATAA